In the Bradyrhizobium guangzhouense genome, one interval contains:
- a CDS encoding beta-ketoacyl-ACP synthase — MTDTASKPGQTEVWITGIGLATSLGEGLDANWAALQEKRINVDENGFTPFIVHPLLPVSFDSQIPKKGDQRQMEAWQRIGVYAAGLALDSAGIKGNKDILSKIDMVVAAGGGERDLNVDTGVLNAEAKGANAPGFLNERLMSDLRPTLFLAQLSNLLAGNIAIVNGLGGTSRTFMGEEVAGADALRIALSRIASGESDIALVGGSHNGERKDLLVLYEFGDFNLKDKFAPVWARKDHAGFALGSAGAFLVLESKAHAEARGAKPYAKLSSVVTDLARRKQSGDMEATLEKLWDKLPKREGKGAIISGASGAEPATSEERDFLKKHANFPVRATGTMFGHTMETQFPLGIALAALSISRGALFPPNDSTGTEIEMQGAPTQIVVVGAGHWRGEGMALVEAVS, encoded by the coding sequence ATGACTGACACCGCTTCGAAGCCGGGCCAGACCGAAGTCTGGATTACCGGCATTGGTCTTGCCACTTCGCTCGGCGAAGGGCTCGATGCCAACTGGGCCGCGCTCCAGGAAAAGCGCATCAATGTCGACGAGAACGGCTTTACGCCCTTCATCGTCCACCCGCTGCTGCCTGTGTCCTTCGACAGCCAGATCCCGAAGAAGGGCGACCAGCGCCAGATGGAAGCCTGGCAGCGCATCGGCGTCTATGCCGCGGGCCTTGCGCTCGACTCGGCCGGTATCAAGGGCAACAAGGACATCCTGTCCAAGATCGACATGGTGGTGGCCGCCGGCGGCGGCGAGCGCGACCTCAACGTCGACACCGGCGTGCTGAACGCCGAGGCCAAGGGCGCCAACGCCCCCGGTTTCCTCAACGAGCGGCTGATGAGCGATCTCCGGCCGACGTTGTTTCTGGCCCAGCTCTCCAACCTGCTCGCCGGCAACATCGCCATCGTCAACGGTCTCGGCGGCACCTCGCGCACCTTCATGGGCGAAGAGGTTGCGGGCGCCGATGCGCTGCGCATCGCACTGTCGCGCATCGCCTCGGGCGAGAGCGACATTGCCCTCGTCGGCGGCTCGCACAATGGCGAGCGCAAGGACCTCCTGGTCCTCTACGAATTCGGCGACTTCAACCTGAAGGACAAGTTCGCCCCCGTGTGGGCGCGCAAGGACCACGCCGGCTTCGCGCTCGGCTCGGCCGGCGCCTTCCTGGTATTGGAATCGAAGGCCCACGCCGAGGCACGCGGCGCCAAGCCGTACGCAAAACTGTCGAGCGTCGTGACCGATCTGGCCCGGCGCAAGCAGTCCGGCGACATGGAAGCGACGCTGGAGAAGCTGTGGGACAAGCTGCCCAAGCGCGAGGGCAAGGGCGCGATCATCTCGGGCGCATCGGGCGCAGAGCCCGCGACCTCGGAGGAGCGCGACTTCCTGAAGAAGCACGCCAACTTTCCGGTGCGCGCCACCGGTACGATGTTCGGGCACACCATGGAAACGCAGTTCCCGCTCGGAATTGCGCTCGCGGCGCTCTCGATCTCGCGTGGCGCGCTGTTCCCGCCGAACGATTCGACCGGGACCGAGATTGAAATGCAGGGGGCGCCCACCCAGATTGTCGTGGTGGGAGCCGGACACTGGCGCGGCGAAGGCATGGCGCTGGTCGAGGCTGTAAGCTGA
- a CDS encoding beta-ketoacyl-ACP synthase: MTAPRDKLGRPVVVVTGMGITTSLGAGKADNWSKLVAGESGIRTITRFPIDGLKTTMAGTVDFVSVDPFSSTGLSERMAELVTQEALEQAGIGAKGDFPGPLFLAVAPVEVEWPQRRELGRAVGKPDFTYDDLLRISGGGKYSAYHHRFMFGSVAAHLAETFGTKGSPISLSTACASGATSIQLGVEAIRRGETDAALCVATDGTVNPEALVRFSLLSALSTQNDPPQAASRPFSKNRDGFVMAEGAGALVLESYEAAVARGAKILGVIAGCGELTDSFHRTRSSPDGKPIIGCMNKTLADAGMTPDQIDHINAHGTATPENDKMEFNTTSAVFGDLAQKIPVTSNKSMVGHTISAAGAVEAIFSLLTLEHQRIPPTINYETPDPTILFNVVGNKARDARVTAVMSNSFGFGGQNASLILTREPA, translated from the coding sequence ATGACTGCACCACGCGACAAACTCGGGCGTCCCGTTGTCGTCGTCACCGGCATGGGCATCACGACCTCGCTCGGTGCCGGCAAGGCCGACAATTGGTCGAAGCTGGTCGCCGGCGAATCCGGCATCCGCACCATCACGCGCTTTCCGATCGACGGCCTGAAGACCACGATGGCCGGCACGGTCGATTTCGTCAGCGTCGATCCGTTCTCCTCGACCGGCCTGTCCGAACGGATGGCTGAGCTCGTCACCCAGGAAGCCCTCGAGCAGGCCGGCATCGGCGCCAAGGGCGATTTCCCGGGTCCTCTCTTCCTCGCGGTCGCTCCAGTCGAAGTTGAATGGCCTCAGCGCCGCGAGCTCGGCCGCGCCGTCGGCAAGCCCGACTTCACCTATGACGATTTGCTGCGCATCTCCGGCGGCGGCAAGTACAGCGCCTATCACCATCGCTTCATGTTCGGCTCTGTCGCAGCCCACCTCGCCGAGACCTTCGGCACCAAGGGCTCGCCGATCTCGCTGTCGACGGCCTGCGCGTCCGGAGCGACCTCGATCCAGCTCGGCGTCGAGGCGATCCGCCGCGGCGAGACTGATGCGGCGCTGTGCGTCGCCACCGACGGCACCGTGAATCCGGAAGCGCTGGTGCGCTTCTCGCTGCTCTCGGCTCTGTCGACCCAGAACGATCCGCCGCAAGCGGCCTCCCGCCCCTTCTCCAAGAACCGCGACGGTTTTGTCATGGCCGAAGGCGCCGGCGCGCTGGTGCTGGAGAGCTACGAAGCAGCTGTTGCGCGTGGCGCAAAAATTCTCGGCGTGATCGCCGGTTGCGGCGAGCTGACCGACTCGTTCCATCGCACCCGCTCCTCGCCCGATGGCAAGCCGATCATCGGCTGCATGAACAAGACGCTGGCGGACGCCGGTATGACGCCTGACCAGATCGACCACATCAACGCGCACGGCACGGCGACGCCCGAGAACGACAAGATGGAGTTCAACACGACCTCGGCCGTGTTCGGCGATCTCGCGCAGAAGATCCCGGTGACCTCGAACAAGTCGATGGTCGGCCATACCATCTCGGCCGCCGGCGCGGTGGAAGCGATCTTCTCGCTGCTGACGCTGGAGCATCAGCGCATTCCGCCGACCATCAACTACGAGACGCCGGATCCGACGATCCTGTTCAACGTGGTCGGCAACAAGGCGCGCGATGCCCGCGTCACCGCCGTCATGTCGAATTCGTTCGGCTTCGGCGGCCAGAACGCCTCGCTGATCCTGACCCGCGAACCGGCGTAA
- a CDS encoding lipid A biosynthesis lauroyl acyltransferase — MNRLLLRTRARLRDALKPVSEVAVGGLTIALLRTTRYFDPDKTAEFFARAARFIGRFLREDRIGRENLTAAFPEKSPEEIEQILTGVWHNLGRIGAEFAHLDHIWDYDVDHPEKPSRIEFDARTKQLFDSLRDDGKPAIFFASHTGNWEIPLVGAVAHGLDCAVLFRRPNSEAADRAIERIRAVEIGTLVAAGRDAPLRLGQALQSGQHVAMLVDQWFTNGVDVTFFGRKTKANPTLARLIRQVECPIHGVRIIRLPNHRFRAEVTEEVKPVRDADGNIDIQGTMQAVTSVIEGWVREYPDQWLWLHRRWR; from the coding sequence ATGAACCGCCTGCTCCTCCGCACCCGGGCGCGCCTGCGCGATGCCCTCAAGCCCGTGTCAGAGGTCGCGGTCGGCGGACTCACCATCGCGCTGTTGCGCACTACGCGCTATTTCGACCCGGACAAGACGGCGGAATTCTTCGCCCGCGCCGCGCGCTTCATCGGCCGCTTCCTGCGCGAGGACCGCATCGGCCGCGAGAATCTGACGGCGGCCTTCCCCGAAAAATCACCGGAGGAGATCGAGCAGATTCTCACCGGCGTCTGGCACAATCTCGGTCGCATTGGCGCCGAGTTCGCCCATCTCGACCACATCTGGGACTACGACGTCGATCACCCGGAGAAGCCGAGCCGCATCGAGTTCGACGCGCGCACCAAGCAGCTGTTCGACAGCCTGCGCGACGACGGCAAGCCCGCGATCTTCTTCGCCAGCCACACCGGCAATTGGGAAATCCCGTTGGTGGGTGCAGTCGCGCACGGCCTCGACTGCGCGGTCCTATTCCGCCGGCCTAACAGCGAGGCCGCAGATCGCGCCATCGAGCGCATCCGTGCGGTGGAGATCGGCACACTGGTCGCCGCGGGCCGCGATGCGCCGTTGCGGCTCGGCCAAGCCCTGCAAAGCGGCCAGCACGTTGCCATGCTGGTCGATCAGTGGTTCACCAACGGCGTCGACGTCACCTTCTTCGGCCGCAAAACCAAGGCCAACCCGACGCTCGCGCGTCTGATCCGTCAGGTCGAATGCCCGATCCATGGCGTCCGCATCATCCGCCTCCCGAACCATCGTTTTCGCGCCGAGGTCACCGAAGAGGTCAAGCCGGTGCGCGATGCCGACGGCAATATCGACATCCAGGGCACGATGCAGGCGGTGACGTCGGTCATCGAAGGTTGGGTGCGCGAATATCCGGATCAGTGGCTGTGGCTGCATCGCAGGTGGCGCTAG
- a CDS encoding IS4 family transposase, whose product MRHQNSVFHSLTKQIPWSKFEQVVEKYGADRLVRKLTTKRHFIALLYGQLSGSTSLREIVTGMASHETRLYHVGAAPVKRSTMSDANSQRPWQVFSELFAQMLPQAHRGLRRATADAVRLIDSTSIRLSSLSESWATFSADVFGAKAHIVYDPNADRPVYFAVTPANVNDITAAKAMPIELGATYVYDLGYYDYGWWAKLDEAGCRFVTRLKKNTPLDVIRENHVSKNSNIVSDRIGHLPARLANSRKNPLQVPVREICVVIESGKQLRIVTNDLDASAEEIAELYKQRWQIELFFRWVKQTLRIRHFIGVSENAVRIQIAIALIAFLLLRMAQLAQKAVHSPLEFARLVRTNLMHRRPINNLLEPLQSVPINQNQLNLGLYFQ is encoded by the coding sequence ATGCGGCATCAGAATAGCGTATTTCACAGTCTAACGAAGCAAATCCCTTGGTCTAAGTTCGAACAGGTCGTGGAGAAGTACGGGGCCGATCGATTGGTGCGCAAGTTGACGACGAAGCGCCACTTTATTGCACTGCTGTATGGGCAATTGAGCGGCTCGACGAGCCTGCGGGAGATCGTGACTGGGATGGCAAGCCACGAGACGCGGCTTTATCACGTGGGGGCGGCGCCGGTGAAGCGCTCGACGATGTCGGACGCCAACTCGCAGCGACCTTGGCAGGTGTTCAGCGAGCTGTTCGCACAGATGCTGCCGCAGGCGCATCGCGGGCTGCGGCGGGCAACCGCGGATGCGGTCCGCCTGATTGATTCTACCAGTATTAGGCTCTCCAGCCTGAGCGAGAGCTGGGCGACATTTTCGGCCGATGTGTTCGGGGCCAAGGCGCATATCGTCTACGATCCGAATGCCGATCGGCCGGTTTACTTTGCGGTGACGCCAGCCAACGTCAACGACATCACGGCTGCGAAGGCCATGCCGATTGAGCTGGGCGCAACCTACGTCTACGACCTCGGTTACTACGATTATGGCTGGTGGGCGAAGCTCGATGAGGCCGGCTGCCGCTTCGTGACGCGGTTGAAGAAGAACACTCCGCTCGACGTGATAAGGGAGAACCACGTCTCCAAGAACAGCAATATTGTGAGCGACCGGATCGGTCACTTGCCGGCCCGCCTCGCCAACAGCCGCAAGAATCCGCTGCAAGTTCCGGTCAGGGAGATCTGCGTCGTCATTGAGAGCGGCAAGCAGTTGCGTATCGTGACCAATGATCTCGACGCGTCGGCAGAAGAGATCGCCGAGCTCTACAAACAGCGCTGGCAGATCGAATTGTTCTTCCGCTGGGTCAAGCAGACGCTTCGAATCAGGCATTTTATCGGCGTCTCCGAGAACGCAGTCCGCATTCAGATCGCCATCGCCCTGATCGCGTTTCTCCTCCTGCGCATGGCCCAGCTCGCTCAAAAAGCGGTACACAGTCCCCTCGAATTTGCCCGGCTCGTCCGCACCAATCTCATGCACAGACGTCCGATCAACAACTTGCTCGAACCTCTGCAGTCCGTCCCTATCAACCAAAACCAGTTGAACCTTGGACTATACTTCCAATGA
- a CDS encoding polyamine ABC transporter substrate-binding protein — MTNVSRARFRLGFAIGAALTLLSQGAGAEERVVNFYNWSNYMAPDVLEAFTKETGIKVVYDTFDANETLETRLMAGKSGYDLVVPTAYFLQRQIKANIFQKLDKSQLPNLANAWPMVTKNLATYDPGNVYAANYMWGTTGIGYNVAKVKQILGADAKIDSWDIVFKPENLAKFKDCGVHMLDSADDIFPAALNYLGLDPNSTKQADLEKAADVVAKVRPFVRKFHSSEYLSALATGEICFVVGWSGDIMQARARAAEAKNGIEIGYAIPKEGAQMFFDNLAIPADAKNVKEAYELINYLYRPDVAAKNSDFLSYANGNLASQKLVDPKILGDKNIYPDEATLSKLFVITARDPATQRIINRLWTRVKTGR; from the coding sequence ATGACGAACGTCAGCCGCGCGAGGTTTCGCCTTGGTTTCGCGATCGGCGCCGCGCTGACATTGCTCTCGCAGGGTGCCGGCGCCGAGGAGCGCGTCGTCAACTTCTACAACTGGTCGAACTACATGGCGCCCGACGTCCTCGAGGCCTTCACCAAAGAGACTGGCATCAAGGTGGTCTACGACACCTTCGATGCCAACGAGACGCTGGAGACACGGCTGATGGCCGGCAAGTCCGGCTACGACCTCGTGGTGCCCACCGCCTATTTCCTGCAGCGCCAGATCAAGGCGAACATCTTCCAGAAGCTCGACAAGTCGCAGCTGCCGAACCTCGCCAACGCCTGGCCGATGGTGACGAAGAATCTCGCGACCTACGATCCCGGCAATGTCTACGCCGCGAATTACATGTGGGGCACCACGGGCATCGGCTACAACGTCGCCAAGGTGAAGCAGATCCTGGGCGCGGACGCCAAGATCGACAGCTGGGACATCGTCTTCAAGCCGGAGAACCTGGCAAAATTCAAAGACTGCGGTGTGCACATGCTCGATTCCGCCGACGACATCTTTCCGGCGGCGCTGAACTATCTCGGGCTCGATCCGAACTCGACCAAGCAGGCCGACCTGGAGAAGGCCGCCGATGTCGTCGCAAAAGTCCGCCCCTTCGTGCGCAAGTTCCACTCCTCCGAATATCTTAGCGCTTTGGCCACCGGCGAGATCTGCTTCGTGGTCGGCTGGTCCGGCGACATCATGCAGGCCCGCGCGCGGGCGGCCGAGGCCAAGAACGGCATCGAGATCGGCTATGCGATCCCGAAGGAGGGCGCGCAGATGTTCTTCGACAATCTGGCGATCCCCGCCGATGCCAAGAACGTCAAGGAAGCCTACGAGCTGATCAACTATCTCTACCGCCCCGACGTGGCCGCCAAGAACTCGGACTTCCTGTCCTACGCCAACGGCAACCTCGCCAGCCAGAAGCTGGTCGACCCAAAGATCCTGGGCGACAAGAACATCTATCCCGACGAGGCGACGCTCTCAAAGCTGTTCGTCATCACGGCCCGTGATCCCGCCACCCAGCGCATCATCAACCGGCTCTGGACCAGGGTGAAGACGGGACGGTAG